From Thermosinus carboxydivorans Nor1:
GCCGTAAGGTCGGCCCCATCCTGCACGCCGTAGGTAATGGCGCGGTAAGTCACTTCCCGCAACATATGGGCAGCCGCCGGATCGTCGGTATTGATGACCGCGCTTTTGCCTGTTTTAACATTATCGGGCCTGCCGACAAGACGGAACAGTTCAGCTTTAGCATCAATATAATTTTCAAAAGTGATATGAAAATCAAGGTGATCACGCGTGATATTGGTAAAAACGCCAATGTCAAATTCGCAGCCGGCTGTACGGTTCAGCGCCAAAGCATGGGAAGAAACCTCCATAACGGCATAGTCCATGCCGGCTGCGACCATTTCAGCCAGCAGGCCTTGCAGGTCAACTACATCAGGGGTGGTATTTTTCACCGGTAAAGTACGGTCGCCAATTAAAGTATGGATAGTGCCAATCAGCCCAACTTTATACCCGGCTTGCATAAGAATACTCCGGATTAAATGGGTGGTAGTCGTTTTTCCGTTCGTCCCCGTAACACCGATCACCCGCAGCTTTTGGCTGGGATAATCGAAAAAAAAGGGCGTAATGGCTTGCATTGCCGCCCGCGTATCCGAAACTTTTATCACCGTCATTCCTGGTTCAACACTTACCTCTTTTTCTACAAGGACAGCAACGGCGCCGCCCGCACGAGCCTGAGCAATGTAATCATGTCCGTCCACTTTTGAGCCCGTCAAGCAAATAAAGAGCGATCCTGGCTTTGCTTGGCGGGAATCGTATGTTACCGCCGTAATTGTCAGGTTGATATCGCCGCGCACTTCGCAGCCGGGCATTAAAGCCACTAATTCTTGTAAGTTCTTTGCCATGTCCTATCCTCCTGCCATATATCAATAGTATTTGCCAAAATTGCCAAAAATTAACCATCACAAAGCTATTCAAAGTAAATGGTCACTACCGATCCCACGACAGCCTTGCTGCCTGGTGCGGGATCTTGCCGAAGCGCCTTCGGTCCATATCCGTTTGGCTTTATGGAGAGCCCAAGCTCGGCCAGTAAATTAGTAGCTTCTATCAGGGACTTCCCGGTACAATCCGGAACAGTCACTTCACCTGCTAAATACCGGGGAGTTTGGGTATATAGCAAAATTGTTGAATTTTTTGGTACACGGCTGCCTGGTTTAGGAATTTGGTCGGCTATACGGTCGCCTGCTTCTTCGATACGGGAGGCAAGTCCGGCCTTCTGCAAAGACTGTATTGCATCTCTTACGGGCAGGTTAATCACGCTTGGTACGACAATATGCGCTTCTTTGCTTTCAGACCCGTCGCTGGCGGAGGCTTGCGGCGCAACTTTAAGATATGGCAATACATCTTTCATTACAGCCGCAAAAACCGGAGCGGCAATCTGCCCACCATAGTAAAGTCCCACCGGCTCGTCGATAATGACCAGCATTGCCACCTGCGGATGGTCAGCGGGAGCAAATCCGACAAAGGATGCTACATATTTATCCGGAAGATAGCCTCCTCCCCCTACTTTTTGCGCTGTTCCTGTCTTGCCGCCAATGCGAAATCCCTCAATATAAGCATTTCGGCCTGTTCCTTCTTCAACAACTTTTTCCAGAATTCCTTTTAATTCACGGGCAACAGACGCTTCCATCACCCGATTTATAACGTCAACCTGGAAACCTCGTATTATTTGGCCTGATTTATCACGCACTTCGCGAACAATTTGCGGCCGGTTAAGCTGACCGTCATTGGCAACGGCCGAAACTGCGGTCAGTAGTTGAATAGGCGTAACGGCAATACTCTGGCCAATGGCCATGGTAGCAATATTAATGGGCTTAACCTTCGTCTTGTCAATTAGAATACCTTTGGCTTCACCGGGAAGATCAATGCCAGTTAACCGTCCAAAGCCAAACTCCTCAATATAATCGTAAAAAGCTTCACTTCCCAAACGCAGACCTATGTTAACAAAGCCAACGTTACATGAGTTTTCCACTACCTGAGTGAAATTTTGACTGCCATGGCCGCCATGCTTCCAGCAGCGAATATGCCGTCCCTGCACTTCTACCGATCCCGGATCAAAAAACCGGTCTTCAAGTTTGACCACCTTCTCGCTCATGGCAGCCGCCGACGTAATAATTTTAAAGGTTGAACCGGGCTCATAGGCGTTTGAAACAGCCACGTTCCGCCACAGTTTCGGCGAGTATTCGGCAAACCTGTTCGGATTGTAATCCGGTCGGTTGGCCAAGGCCAATATTTCTCCCGTGTCGGGCTTCATGATAATAATTGTAGCCGCCTTGGCCTGGGTATCCTTCATGACCCGTTCCAGTTCCCGCTCGACAATTTGCTGAATCACAATGTCAATAGTTAAATAAATATTATAGCCGTCGGTAGGCGGAACAAAGCGGTGGGTCGCTTGGGGTATTTCCTGTCCGCGGGCATCATATTCTACGACAATGCTTCCTGGCCGACCCCGCAGGTAGTTGTCAAAAGTCAGCTCCACACCATCCAGGCCCTGGCTGTCAATACCGGTAAATCCTAGGATATGGGCGGCTACATTGTCTTGGGGATAATAACGCTGACTTTCCTGGGTTAGACCAATTCCCGGCAAATTAAGCATCTTTACGGCTTTAGCGGTATTAACATCAATCTTGCGTTTGACCCACATAAAAGCCTGCCGCTTTTTTAATTTTGCGGCCAAATTATTGGCATCCAACGCTAAAATAGCAGCCAGTTTGGCTGCTGTTTCTTCATGATTGCGTATTTCGGCGGGGATGGCATAGACGGACTCGGTACTAATACTTATTGCCAGTTCTCTGCCGTTCCGGTCAAAAATAATACCCCGCTTAGCCTCAACGGGAATATCTCTCACCCGCTGGTCTACGGCATTCTCGGCCAGCCAGGCGCTTTTATAAAATTGCAAATAGGCTAAGCGACAGACAAGCCCTGCCATGATGGCCGTGGCACAAAGAAACAGAATAGCCACTCTCTTCCGAATGGTAACATGGGACGAAGTAGGCGCCACACAATTCTCCCCCATTACTTAGATTAGCGCCCCTTACTCGCCTCCGCCCTGCCCACTGTAAAGAGATTCCGAATTTCACCGGCTACGGTACTTCCGGTCGTTCCCTGCGCTTTTTCCGGCGTATTTGTAGTGTTGGCCGAACAATAAACTTTCTCAGGCACGACCATGCCCAGTTGGCTTGTGGCAATCTGCTGAATACGTTGCGGCGACTTTAGCTTGGCGACATCTAAACGCAGGAGCTCGTTTTCTTTTTCCATTTTCGCCAGTTGGGCTTTCATTTGCACCAAATCGTAACCGGCCTGTACAATAGCCGCACTTTGTACTGTAACGAGAAGCGCCATTACCGCCGCAATTAATATTACTGTCAGGAATTTCGGCTTTCCCCGCCGCTTAAGCCGGGGTCTGGGCGTTTCAACGGGTGGGGCAACTTGCTCTTCATACACAAACCATTCTTGCCGTTTATTCACTAACATATGTATTGACCCTCCCATTAAATTAGAACAAAATACCGCCAAAATCAAACCTTTTCCGCCACGCGTAGTTTGGCGCTACGGGCCCGGTGGTTATCATCCAGTTCTTCGGCCGTAG
This genomic window contains:
- the ftsL gene encoding cell division protein FtsL, yielding MLVNKRQEWFVYEEQVAPPVETPRPRLKRRGKPKFLTVILIAAVMALLVTVQSAAIVQAGYDLVQMKAQLAKMEKENELLRLDVAKLKSPQRIQQIATSQLGMVVPEKVYCSANTTNTPEKAQGTTGSTVAGEIRNLFTVGRAEASKGR
- a CDS encoding UDP-N-acetylmuramoyl-L-alanyl-D-glutamate--2,6-diaminopimelate ligase: MAKNLQELVALMPGCEVRGDINLTITAVTYDSRQAKPGSLFICLTGSKVDGHDYIAQARAGGAVAVLVEKEVSVEPGMTVIKVSDTRAAMQAITPFFFDYPSQKLRVIGVTGTNGKTTTTHLIRSILMQAGYKVGLIGTIHTLIGDRTLPVKNTTPDVVDLQGLLAEMVAAGMDYAVMEVSSHALALNRTAGCEFDIGVFTNITRDHLDFHITFENYIDAKAELFRLVGRPDNVKTGKSAVINTDDPAAAHMLREVTYRAITYGVQDGADLTARNINIQADGAKFEAVTTRGIIPLALQITGLFNVYNVLAAIGVALAEGIEPDVVKTALEAFRSVPGRFEIVDAGQPFTVIVDYAHTPDGLENILKTARQFAQRRIIAVFGCGGDRDRTKRPIMGRLAAEYADVVVATSDNPRTEDPVSILKEIEVGIREGLKPGKSYEVIVDRRQAIERALSLAEPQDIVIIAGKGHETYQILKDKTIPFDDREVAREIIREMR
- a CDS encoding stage V sporulation protein D translates to MAPTSSHVTIRKRVAILFLCATAIMAGLVCRLAYLQFYKSAWLAENAVDQRVRDIPVEAKRGIIFDRNGRELAISISTESVYAIPAEIRNHEETAAKLAAILALDANNLAAKLKKRQAFMWVKRKIDVNTAKAVKMLNLPGIGLTQESQRYYPQDNVAAHILGFTGIDSQGLDGVELTFDNYLRGRPGSIVVEYDARGQEIPQATHRFVPPTDGYNIYLTIDIVIQQIVERELERVMKDTQAKAATIIIMKPDTGEILALANRPDYNPNRFAEYSPKLWRNVAVSNAYEPGSTFKIITSAAAMSEKVVKLEDRFFDPGSVEVQGRHIRCWKHGGHGSQNFTQVVENSCNVGFVNIGLRLGSEAFYDYIEEFGFGRLTGIDLPGEAKGILIDKTKVKPINIATMAIGQSIAVTPIQLLTAVSAVANDGQLNRPQIVREVRDKSGQIIRGFQVDVINRVMEASVARELKGILEKVVEEGTGRNAYIEGFRIGGKTGTAQKVGGGGYLPDKYVASFVGFAPADHPQVAMLVIIDEPVGLYYGGQIAAPVFAAVMKDVLPYLKVAPQASASDGSESKEAHIVVPSVINLPVRDAIQSLQKAGLASRIEEAGDRIADQIPKPGSRVPKNSTILLYTQTPRYLAGEVTVPDCTGKSLIEATNLLAELGLSIKPNGYGPKALRQDPAPGSKAVVGSVVTIYFE